One segment of Luteolibacter rhizosphaerae DNA contains the following:
- a CDS encoding M60 family metallopeptidase — translation MADLAADFGALTSGISGQAIASPGTSGTVAPFGAASFPVLLGTASPVQAPAAAGRHGDSYDPSAGRAVAFSHTGFFDTGAGARSTLFTNSILWASKQAAPAGTTVAIASSAVSSSFVSGLGYTTTAVGTNLTAANLSSAHVLVLSAHANFTASAVTNIKNFAAAGGGIVITSTPWALGASNYANANSILDPFGLCYSLDYSDDSSWTVAAAAYPAFQSALPAADALIADKEGTAVMSAANRSAAANAIFQVTQIRIDIPALAAKLALLSDSAHYGMIAPTAAAPINTTNKPVEKMIASYQSKTFDQLTPAQLFVHPSASDFPGLPTAGAATVTKTVTINGNTSVDFYMNQGGRPTRFETGLYAAPGATVTITIPGDKTAQGIQAHISPNGSQDSTFNITNWTFFPKLWRRVDLTQASTQTGHVMGGLITLMIPPGKSLGNFEVTISGAIEAPVFVLGQNTDAEWNATLKSKPAPYGYIQNSKLTIYVPKTQLAAMNNPEAVTGYWKQVMDIADEYYGYTTYRKRGEAIATARYVAAGAAYASYPIEAGWGTGSDEMLEGARINGHWGNYHELGHNYQDIFDGTFVIALSAEVDVNLFPGMIYTLLHDRTAWDGAHSTYDASSRLPKRQQYLALSDAEKTWQKAHDITPVAYDFYFNLSEAFGWQAFKTMLTRLMRYLQSPSSATDPALHALSSGDANFKRNRFYMLMCDATGRNLDSYFQRYGLGKVGAGQEITQSVKDAIAAKGYPVWTDNTPIDALSTPSNLHVSEDASPGTEIHQLVATDAEEPGTIWDYSITAGNTGNAFTIDRRTGKLRVQKVDAETLGTYNLTVQVQDNGVPRFSTTSSFTVAVDNVSEAPQLEGKLFTATSAMANGASLGTMGLAIEQGRTLGSLEIVAGNSGQFSINPATRAITVTNAASLPNPGVVVLTIRAIDSAGVSGFGTATILCNRSTGVLEERWPGASISGNPTVTNTFSSFTSGQNAAESYIRRVSGWLVPPASGVYTFWIASDDGSTLSLGADEKEPGKQAIASVSGYTGFQAWMAQPSQKSTPVFLQAGRAYYIEAIQQEGGGGDHVAVAWQGPGIAQQVIPGTALIPRNATSSFPASGALPAITITSPEEGAFLFVPGTFPITTELEENTLTISKVQFFDGETLIGEDATAPYSLDWVNPAPGTHALRARIAHTAGTVDSNARIVTVAAAGAPLLSLDSPLADEISIPANVGLVLESTVLDNTPASLAVSWSKLSGPGTVSFGNASAPDTSASFSAAGDYVLRLTASDGSQESTRDLTVHVGVTPLQLISADVNAPRTGSSSLSDGVVTISGAGNDIYGTSDQFHFYHEQVSGDFDFRARLASKTISSVGAHTALMARESLAANSAHAAVSQESSGSTYLMQRASSGASTSINIGSAVNNTPPTWMRLARTGNSIRGYISDDGVTWTEKGPITPALSGTVLLGFAVSNSESSAGAALNVATFDNISGLSSGNVGALVAAGPDQNITLPQTALAGSASDDGQPNPPGMLATRWTKLSGPGSANFANANSPVSQVSFSVPGNYLLRLVADDGQVKTFDDLAITMPSPFANWRAARFGAAAGDELVAGANADPNRNGIANLLEYAFGMDPEAQGTVSPVLLGDQGGRIRLTFTRDPSATDLDLLVQAGSDLSGEWVDLARSENGEPFGPLVPGVEVSETTSGDLLEVGLLDLPRASLPDTRRRFLRVVAIMP, via the coding sequence TTGGCAGACCTGGCCGCCGACTTTGGCGCGCTCACCTCCGGTATCTCGGGGCAAGCCATCGCATCCCCCGGGACTTCGGGCACGGTTGCCCCATTCGGTGCAGCCTCCTTTCCTGTCCTGCTGGGCACGGCCTCCCCGGTGCAGGCCCCCGCCGCCGCGGGGCGCCATGGCGATAGTTACGACCCTTCGGCTGGCCGTGCCGTCGCCTTCTCCCACACGGGCTTTTTTGACACGGGCGCCGGCGCGCGCAGCACGCTCTTCACGAACTCGATCCTCTGGGCCAGCAAGCAAGCCGCTCCGGCAGGGACCACCGTCGCCATCGCGAGCAGCGCGGTCTCCTCCTCATTCGTGTCGGGACTCGGCTACACCACCACCGCGGTCGGGACCAATCTTACCGCCGCGAATCTCAGCAGCGCCCATGTGCTGGTCCTCAGCGCCCACGCCAACTTCACCGCGAGCGCGGTGACGAATATCAAGAACTTCGCCGCAGCAGGCGGGGGGATCGTGATCACCTCCACCCCGTGGGCTCTTGGCGCCAGTAACTACGCGAACGCGAACTCCATCCTCGATCCCTTCGGCCTCTGCTACAGCCTCGACTACTCGGATGATTCTTCATGGACCGTTGCGGCCGCTGCCTACCCCGCTTTCCAATCCGCCCTTCCCGCTGCAGATGCTTTGATCGCCGATAAGGAAGGAACCGCGGTAATGAGCGCCGCCAATCGCAGCGCTGCCGCCAATGCCATCTTCCAGGTCACCCAGATCCGCATCGATATCCCCGCGCTTGCCGCGAAGCTCGCCTTGCTGAGCGATTCTGCCCACTACGGCATGATCGCTCCCACCGCCGCGGCTCCGATCAATACCACCAACAAGCCGGTGGAGAAGATGATAGCGAGCTATCAGTCGAAGACCTTCGACCAACTCACTCCCGCCCAGCTCTTCGTCCACCCGAGCGCCTCCGATTTCCCCGGCTTGCCCACTGCCGGTGCGGCGACAGTGACCAAGACGGTTACGATCAACGGCAATACCTCCGTCGATTTCTACATGAACCAAGGCGGCCGCCCGACCCGCTTCGAGACCGGCCTCTATGCCGCCCCGGGAGCCACCGTCACGATCACCATCCCGGGCGATAAGACCGCTCAAGGGATTCAGGCCCACATCTCCCCGAACGGTAGCCAGGACAGCACCTTCAACATCACGAACTGGACCTTCTTTCCGAAGCTATGGCGCAGGGTCGATCTCACCCAAGCCAGCACCCAGACCGGGCATGTCATGGGAGGGCTGATTACGCTCATGATCCCGCCGGGCAAGAGCTTGGGCAATTTCGAGGTGACGATCAGCGGCGCGATCGAGGCCCCGGTCTTCGTGCTCGGCCAGAATACGGACGCGGAATGGAATGCGACACTGAAAAGCAAGCCCGCCCCCTACGGCTACATCCAGAATAGCAAGCTGACCATCTATGTGCCAAAGACGCAGCTCGCGGCGATGAACAACCCCGAGGCCGTGACCGGCTACTGGAAGCAGGTGATGGACATCGCCGACGAGTACTACGGTTATACGACTTACCGGAAGCGCGGCGAAGCGATCGCCACGGCACGCTACGTGGCTGCGGGAGCTGCTTACGCCAGCTATCCGATCGAGGCGGGCTGGGGGACCGGCTCCGATGAGATGCTGGAGGGAGCCCGCATCAACGGCCATTGGGGCAACTATCACGAACTGGGTCACAACTATCAGGACATCTTCGACGGCACCTTCGTCATCGCGCTCAGCGCGGAGGTGGATGTGAACCTCTTCCCCGGGATGATTTACACCCTCCTGCACGACCGCACGGCTTGGGATGGAGCGCACTCGACCTATGATGCCAGCAGCCGCCTCCCGAAGCGCCAGCAGTACCTCGCCCTTTCCGATGCGGAGAAGACCTGGCAGAAGGCCCACGACATCACTCCCGTGGCCTATGACTTCTACTTCAATCTCTCCGAGGCCTTCGGTTGGCAGGCCTTCAAGACAATGCTCACGCGCCTGATGCGCTACCTGCAGAGCCCGAGCAGCGCCACGGATCCCGCGCTGCACGCCCTCAGCAGCGGCGATGCGAATTTCAAGCGGAACCGCTTCTACATGCTGATGTGCGATGCCACCGGGCGGAATCTCGATAGCTACTTCCAGCGCTACGGTCTGGGCAAGGTGGGGGCAGGGCAGGAGATCACCCAATCGGTGAAGGATGCCATCGCGGCCAAGGGCTATCCGGTGTGGACCGACAACACGCCGATCGACGCGCTCTCCACTCCATCGAATCTCCACGTCAGCGAGGATGCTTCACCGGGCACGGAGATCCACCAGCTCGTCGCCACCGATGCGGAGGAGCCGGGAACGATCTGGGATTACTCGATCACTGCGGGGAACACCGGCAATGCCTTCACCATCGATCGGCGCACCGGCAAGCTCCGCGTCCAGAAGGTCGATGCCGAGACGCTGGGTACCTACAACCTGACCGTGCAGGTGCAGGACAATGGCGTGCCCCGCTTCTCCACCACGAGCAGCTTCACCGTAGCGGTGGACAATGTCAGCGAGGCACCGCAACTCGAAGGCAAGCTCTTCACCGCCACCAGCGCGATGGCGAATGGAGCCTCCTTGGGCACCATGGGCCTCGCCATCGAGCAGGGTCGCACCTTGGGCAGCCTGGAGATCGTCGCGGGGAATAGCGGGCAGTTCTCCATCAATCCGGCCACTCGTGCCATCACGGTTACGAATGCTGCCAGCTTGCCGAATCCGGGCGTGGTGGTGCTTACAATCCGTGCGATTGATAGCGCGGGTGTCAGCGGCTTCGGCACCGCGACCATCTTGTGTAATCGTTCGACCGGGGTGCTGGAAGAGCGTTGGCCCGGGGCCTCGATCAGTGGGAACCCCACGGTAACGAATACATTCAGCAGTTTCACCTCCGGGCAGAATGCGGCGGAGAGCTACATCCGGCGCGTCTCGGGATGGCTGGTTCCGCCCGCCAGCGGAGTGTACACTTTCTGGATCGCGTCGGACGATGGCAGCACGCTCTCGCTCGGTGCCGATGAGAAGGAACCCGGCAAGCAAGCGATCGCAAGCGTCTCCGGCTACACCGGCTTCCAGGCTTGGATGGCGCAGCCTTCGCAGAAGTCGACGCCGGTCTTCCTCCAGGCGGGCCGCGCCTATTACATCGAGGCGATCCAGCAGGAGGGCGGTGGTGGCGATCACGTGGCGGTCGCCTGGCAGGGGCCTGGCATCGCCCAACAGGTGATTCCGGGCACGGCTTTGATTCCCCGGAATGCGACGAGCAGCTTCCCGGCTTCCGGTGCGTTGCCGGCCATCACGATCACTTCGCCGGAAGAAGGCGCCTTCCTCTTCGTGCCGGGAACCTTCCCGATCACGACCGAACTCGAGGAGAACACGCTCACGATCTCGAAGGTCCAGTTCTTCGATGGCGAGACCCTGATCGGCGAAGATGCCACTGCGCCTTACTCTCTCGATTGGGTGAATCCGGCACCCGGCACCCATGCCCTGCGGGCTCGCATCGCGCACACGGCCGGGACCGTGGATTCAAATGCGCGGATCGTCACGGTCGCGGCGGCGGGTGCTCCGCTGCTTTCTCTAGACAGCCCCTTGGCGGATGAGATCTCGATTCCTGCGAATGTCGGCCTCGTGCTTGAGTCCACCGTGCTCGATAATACGCCGGCTTCGCTTGCGGTTTCTTGGAGCAAGCTCAGCGGTCCGGGCACGGTGAGCTTCGGCAATGCTTCCGCGCCTGATACCAGCGCGAGCTTTTCCGCAGCGGGCGATTACGTCCTGCGTCTTACCGCCAGCGATGGCAGCCAGGAAAGCACGCGGGATCTCACCGTTCATGTCGGCGTGACGCCGCTTCAGCTGATCAGTGCGGACGTGAACGCGCCGCGCACCGGTAGTAGCTCTTTGTCGGATGGTGTGGTGACCATCTCTGGGGCTGGCAATGACATCTATGGCACCAGCGATCAGTTCCACTTCTACCATGAACAGGTAAGCGGCGATTTCGATTTTCGCGCGCGCTTGGCCTCGAAGACGATCAGCAGCGTTGGAGCCCACACCGCACTGATGGCACGCGAGAGCCTGGCGGCAAACTCCGCGCATGCCGCCGTCTCACAGGAGAGCAGCGGCAGCACCTATCTCATGCAGCGCGCCAGCAGCGGTGCCTCCACCTCGATCAATATCGGCAGCGCGGTGAACAATACGCCTCCCACATGGATGCGGCTTGCCCGGACCGGGAACAGCATCCGCGGCTACATCTCGGATGACGGTGTGACTTGGACGGAGAAGGGCCCGATCACTCCGGCCCTGTCGGGAACCGTGCTACTTGGCTTCGCCGTCTCGAATTCCGAGTCGAGTGCGGGTGCGGCTCTGAATGTGGCTACCTTCGACAACATCAGCGGCCTCAGCAGCGGCAATGTCGGCGCGCTGGTGGCGGCCGGTCCCGATCAGAACATCACGCTGCCGCAAACGGCTTTGGCCGGTAGCGCGAGCGATGATGGCCAACCGAATCCTCCGGGTATGCTCGCGACGCGTTGGACGAAGCTTAGCGGTCCGGGAAGCGCGAACTTCGCCAATGCGAATTCGCCGGTGAGCCAAGTGAGCTTCTCCGTGCCGGGGAACTATTTGCTGCGACTGGTGGCGGATGATGGGCAGGTGAAGACCTTCGATGACTTGGCGATCACGATGCCTTCGCCCTTCGCCAATTGGCGCGCGGCCCGCTTCGGTGCTGCCGCGGGGGATGAGCTGGTAGCCGGCGCGAATGCCGATCCGAACCGGAACGGGATCGCGAACTTGCTTGAGTATGCTTTCGGTATGGATCCGGAAGCGCAGGGGACTGTCTCGCCGGTGCTCTTAGGAGATCAGGGCGGGCGCATCCGCTTGACCTTCACCCGCGACCCTTCGGCGACCGACCTCGACTTGCTGGTTCAGGCCGGCAGCGACCTGTCCGGCGAGTGGGTAGATCTCGCCCGCAGCGAGAACGGTGAACCCTTTGGGCCTCTCGTTCCCGGGGTTGAGGTGAGCGAGACGACCTCGGGTGATCTCCTCGAGGTCGGGCTGCTGGATCTTCCACGGGCCAGTCTGCCGGATACACGCAGGCGTTTCCTGCGGGTGGTGGCCATCATGCCCTAG
- a CDS encoding BPL-N domain-containing protein gives MRRAFIAILCSLTTCGISAELRSSGLIATGSRWETPYQVIETSEPGPTIVLTGGVHGDEPAGARAAEQICEWPLIRGRLIVIPRANVPALKAGKRLIPGVKTGERDLNRNFPRAGSEGGTRGALAAHLWDFVAAQHPDWLIDLHEGYDFHRLQPGSVGSSIIDCNSDATDAAAPVMLSTVNATIADPQRWFVNLSLPVEGSLARAAAEQLGASAMIVETTSRDQPLSLRTRQHRIMVHQLLLRLGMVSQGSEAAIIPPPSPGPRVAIFDDKGAGGGGPPLMEATLRELPGSIAWRVGAEDVRQGALERFDLAIFPGGSGSSQAKALGERGRHAVRRFVEQGGGYVGICAGAYLSASNYDWSLAFSNQRTFADMREIPGKGMKSMWYRGPSSLVTMELSDAGKQIFGDHPGEIQVRYHNGPIVPPMLPNESPTYEVLAWFRSEVSHYEPQEGTMTDTPAMISTRHGKGRVLAISPHPEASKALRPMLAKGMAWAARN, from the coding sequence ATGCGCCGGGCATTCATTGCGATCCTCTGCTCCCTTACCACCTGCGGGATCTCCGCGGAACTGCGCAGCTCCGGCCTTATCGCCACGGGTAGCCGCTGGGAGACGCCCTACCAGGTGATCGAAACCTCGGAGCCCGGACCGACGATTGTCTTAACCGGCGGTGTCCATGGCGATGAGCCGGCGGGAGCCCGTGCCGCCGAACAGATCTGCGAGTGGCCGCTGATTCGAGGCCGGCTGATCGTCATCCCACGGGCGAACGTCCCCGCGCTGAAGGCAGGCAAGCGCCTGATCCCCGGGGTCAAGACGGGAGAGAGGGACCTGAACCGCAACTTCCCCAGAGCGGGAAGCGAAGGAGGGACGCGGGGCGCGCTCGCGGCCCATCTGTGGGACTTCGTCGCCGCACAGCACCCCGACTGGCTGATCGACCTGCACGAAGGCTACGACTTCCACCGCTTGCAGCCCGGCTCGGTGGGCTCGTCGATCATCGACTGCAACAGCGATGCGACCGATGCCGCTGCGCCCGTGATGCTGTCCACAGTGAACGCGACAATCGCCGATCCGCAACGCTGGTTCGTGAACCTGAGCCTACCGGTGGAGGGCAGCCTTGCCCGGGCCGCCGCCGAGCAACTCGGAGCCTCCGCCATGATCGTGGAAACCACCTCCCGCGATCAGCCGCTTTCTCTCCGCACCCGCCAGCATCGGATCATGGTTCACCAGCTTCTCCTCCGGCTGGGCATGGTCTCGCAGGGAAGCGAAGCGGCCATCATTCCGCCGCCCTCTCCAGGGCCCCGCGTGGCGATCTTCGATGACAAGGGCGCTGGCGGAGGAGGACCGCCTCTGATGGAGGCCACCCTGAGAGAACTCCCCGGCAGCATTGCGTGGCGGGTCGGTGCGGAAGATGTCCGGCAAGGCGCACTCGAGCGATTCGATCTCGCGATCTTTCCCGGCGGAAGCGGTAGCAGCCAAGCAAAGGCCTTGGGCGAGCGGGGCCGTCACGCAGTCCGCCGCTTCGTCGAACAGGGCGGAGGCTACGTCGGCATCTGTGCGGGAGCTTACCTCTCCGCCTCGAACTACGACTGGTCGCTCGCCTTTAGCAATCAGCGCACCTTCGCCGACATGCGGGAGATCCCGGGGAAGGGCATGAAGAGCATGTGGTATCGCGGGCCATCATCCTTGGTCACCATGGAGCTGAGCGATGCCGGGAAGCAAATCTTCGGCGATCATCCCGGAGAGATCCAAGTCCGCTATCACAACGGCCCGATTGTTCCGCCCATGCTGCCGAACGAATCTCCGACCTACGAGGTCCTCGCGTGGTTCCGCAGCGAGGTTTCCCACTACGAGCCACAGGAGGGAACCATGACGGATACCCCGGCGATGATCTCCACCCGTCATGGCAAAGGACGGGTCCTCGCCATCAGTCCACATCCTGAGGCCAGCAAAGCCCTCCGCCCGATGTTGGCGAAGGGCATGGCATGGGCCGCTAGGAACTAG
- a CDS encoding ABC transporter ATP-binding protein — protein sequence MLEVKDLHVSYGAIKALHGVSLKVPQGSIVTLIGANGAGKSTTLRALSGLIKSTGSIVYGGKEIRGLPPHKIVSRSLCHVPEGRMVFANLTVKENLAMGAYLQKDKAWIAKQTEYVFHLFPRLKERENQAAGTMSGGEQQMLAIGRALLGNPKFLMLDEPSLGIAPLLVKAIFERIVEINREQGLTILLVEQNANLALDVSNYGYVLETGSILLEGPSAELKANPRVQEAYLGA from the coding sequence ATGCTCGAAGTCAAAGATCTCCACGTATCCTACGGCGCAATCAAAGCGCTGCACGGTGTTTCGCTCAAGGTCCCTCAGGGAAGCATCGTGACTTTGATCGGTGCTAATGGTGCGGGTAAATCCACCACGCTCCGCGCCCTCTCCGGCCTGATCAAATCGACCGGATCCATCGTTTATGGAGGGAAAGAGATCCGCGGCCTGCCCCCACACAAGATTGTATCGCGCAGCCTCTGCCACGTGCCGGAAGGCCGGATGGTCTTCGCGAATCTCACGGTGAAGGAGAATCTGGCGATGGGCGCTTACCTTCAGAAGGACAAAGCGTGGATCGCCAAGCAGACCGAATACGTTTTCCACCTCTTCCCGCGCTTGAAGGAGCGGGAGAACCAAGCCGCGGGTACCATGTCCGGCGGTGAGCAACAGATGCTAGCGATTGGCCGCGCCCTGCTAGGGAATCCCAAGTTCCTGATGCTCGACGAGCCTTCGCTCGGCATCGCGCCGCTGCTGGTAAAGGCGATTTTCGAACGCATCGTGGAGATCAACCGTGAGCAGGGTCTGACCATCCTGCTGGTGGAGCAGAACGCGAACCTTGCGCTGGATGTCTCGAACTACGGCTATGTCTTGGAGACCGGTTCGATCCTGTTGGAAGGCCCCTCCGCCGAACTCAAGGCGAACCCGCGCGTTCAAGAGGCCTACTTGGGTGCCTGA
- a CDS encoding ABC transporter ATP-binding protein, which produces MSSGLELKDVTIRFGGLKAVGDLSFGVGQGELVGLIGPNGAGKTTVFNLITGVYTPTAGQIHFEGISVPGKKPHEITRMGIARTFQNIRLFSSLSVLDNVRAAMMTHLKRGILHSLTRGPVFQKEEAAIEAEALELLDIFGLADARDKNAKDMNYGDQRRLEIVRALATKPKLLLLDEPAAGMNPSEKDDLMNLIRFIKERYNLAVLLVEHDMKVVMGICERIAVIEYGCKIAEGTPKQIQCDPKVIEAYLGVAAE; this is translated from the coding sequence ATGAGCTCCGGGCTGGAATTGAAAGATGTGACCATCCGCTTCGGCGGGCTGAAGGCGGTTGGCGACTTGAGCTTCGGCGTCGGCCAGGGCGAGCTGGTAGGCCTGATCGGACCAAACGGAGCGGGCAAAACCACCGTCTTCAACCTGATCACCGGCGTCTACACCCCGACTGCCGGCCAAATCCATTTTGAAGGCATTTCTGTTCCCGGGAAGAAGCCACACGAGATCACCCGTATGGGTATCGCGCGGACTTTCCAGAATATCCGCCTCTTCTCCTCTCTCAGCGTGCTGGACAACGTCCGTGCCGCGATGATGACCCATCTGAAGCGTGGCATCCTCCACTCCCTCACCCGCGGTCCGGTATTTCAGAAAGAGGAAGCCGCCATCGAGGCGGAGGCTCTCGAACTGCTCGACATTTTCGGCCTCGCCGATGCCCGTGACAAGAATGCCAAGGACATGAACTACGGCGACCAACGCCGCCTTGAGATCGTCCGTGCCCTCGCCACCAAGCCGAAGCTTCTTCTACTCGACGAGCCCGCCGCCGGCATGAACCCGTCCGAGAAGGACGACTTGATGAACCTGATCCGCTTCATCAAGGAGCGCTACAACCTCGCCGTTCTCCTCGTGGAGCACGATATGAAGGTCGTCATGGGCATCTGCGAGCGCATCGCCGTGATCGAATATGGCTGCAAGATCGCCGAGGGAACGCCGAAGCAAATCCAGTGCGATCCGAAGGTGATCGAAGCGTATCTGGGAGTGGCTGCCGAGTGA
- a CDS encoding branched-chain amino acid ABC transporter permease produces MKRYSAQIALIVALAISLGVSLVSDNIDAYYLDIALNVGINIILAVSLNLVNGHTGQFSLGHAAFMAVGAYGASIFTLEASQQLIPMLGGPSAFATGTAFLIALVIGGLCAAICGWLVGMPSLRLRGDYLAIVTLGFNEIVRVILQNTSGDGPFGGPLGLKGIPPHSSFFWVFALAAICVYVVASMVNSTYGRGFLAVRDDEVAAGSMGINTVRYKVTAFVTGSFFAGLAGGLYAHLRTTISPEGFNFLKSFDIVVIVILGGMGSTAGVVLAAILLTVLNEFLRDAEEYRMIVFSLLLIIMMIVRPQGLLPSLPFLNRKKKSA; encoded by the coding sequence ATGAAGCGCTACTCCGCCCAGATCGCTCTCATCGTCGCCCTCGCCATCAGCTTGGGAGTCTCGCTCGTTTCCGACAACATCGATGCCTACTATTTGGACATCGCCCTGAACGTCGGGATCAACATCATCCTCGCGGTCAGCCTGAATCTGGTGAATGGCCACACCGGCCAGTTCTCGCTGGGTCACGCCGCCTTCATGGCGGTCGGCGCCTACGGAGCCTCGATCTTCACGCTCGAGGCCAGCCAGCAGCTCATTCCGATGCTTGGCGGCCCCAGTGCGTTTGCGACCGGCACCGCGTTTCTCATCGCCCTAGTTATCGGTGGGCTTTGCGCCGCCATCTGCGGCTGGCTGGTCGGCATGCCATCCCTCCGTCTCCGCGGCGATTACCTCGCAATTGTTACCCTCGGCTTCAACGAGATCGTCCGCGTGATCCTGCAGAATACGAGCGGAGACGGACCTTTCGGCGGCCCGCTCGGACTGAAGGGCATCCCGCCCCACAGCAGTTTCTTTTGGGTCTTCGCCCTCGCCGCCATCTGCGTGTATGTGGTCGCGTCGATGGTGAATTCCACCTACGGCCGCGGCTTCCTCGCTGTTCGAGACGATGAGGTCGCCGCCGGATCGATGGGGATCAACACCGTCCGCTACAAGGTCACTGCATTCGTCACCGGTTCCTTCTTCGCAGGCCTCGCCGGCGGACTCTACGCCCACCTCCGTACTACCATCTCGCCAGAGGGCTTCAACTTCCTGAAGTCTTTCGACATCGTGGTGATCGTGATCCTTGGTGGCATGGGCAGCACGGCGGGCGTGGTCCTCGCGGCCATCCTGCTCACGGTGCTCAATGAGTTCCTTCGCGATGCCGAAGAGTATCGCATGATCGTCTTCTCGCTGCTTCTCATCATTATGATGATCGTTCGCCCGCAGGGACTTCTGCCCTCCTTGCCATTCCTGAACCGGAAAAAGAAATCCGCATGA
- a CDS encoding branched-chain amino acid ABC transporter permease, translated as MEQFFQQLLNGLFQGSIYALIALGYTMVYGVLRFINFAHGDVFMLGAFTAFGLHKWLGPTFAAIPWPVSLALTLLISMVVCAVLGMVVERLAYRPLRNRPRLNVLITAIGVSLFIEYTGQLAFGATQRPFPELIPRTAIANTGGLTISIAQVVVLATTVLLLVGLRFIVMKTKMGLAMRALSLNPTASTLMGVNNGVVISFTFGLGSALAAAGGILYASLYPSIEPFMGVQPGLKAFVAAVLGGIGNIPGAALGGLIIGITETLVKGYSQNVGIPSGYSEGVAFVILILILVFKPSGLLGKVEREKV; from the coding sequence TTGGAGCAGTTCTTTCAGCAGCTACTCAACGGCCTGTTCCAAGGCTCCATCTATGCCCTCATCGCGCTGGGCTACACGATGGTCTACGGTGTCCTGCGCTTCATCAATTTCGCGCATGGTGATGTGTTCATGCTTGGGGCCTTCACGGCCTTCGGCTTGCACAAGTGGCTAGGCCCTACCTTTGCCGCCATACCGTGGCCGGTATCGCTGGCGCTCACGCTGCTGATTTCCATGGTGGTCTGTGCGGTGCTGGGGATGGTGGTGGAGCGCCTCGCCTACCGCCCGCTCCGGAATCGGCCCCGCTTGAATGTGCTGATCACCGCGATCGGCGTCTCGCTCTTTATCGAGTATACCGGCCAGCTCGCCTTCGGGGCTACCCAACGGCCCTTCCCGGAGCTGATACCCCGGACAGCGATCGCGAATACCGGAGGCCTGACGATCTCCATCGCCCAAGTCGTTGTTCTCGCCACCACGGTTCTCCTGCTGGTCGGCCTGCGTTTCATCGTGATGAAGACCAAGATGGGTCTGGCGATGCGGGCACTCTCGCTGAACCCTACCGCTTCCACGCTCATGGGGGTGAATAATGGCGTGGTGATCTCTTTCACCTTTGGTCTCGGCTCCGCGCTGGCTGCGGCCGGCGGCATCCTCTATGCCTCGCTCTACCCCAGTATCGAGCCGTTCATGGGGGTGCAACCGGGCCTGAAAGCCTTCGTGGCTGCGGTGCTGGGCGGCATCGGGAACATCCCGGGCGCGGCACTTGGAGGGCTCATCATCGGCATCACGGAGACGCTGGTGAAAGGCTACAGCCAGAACGTTGGCATTCCCTCCGGCTACTCGGAAGGCGTCGCCTTCGTCATTCTCATCCTCATCCTCGTCTTCAAACCCTCCGGCCTGCTTGGCAAGGTGGAGCGCGAAAAAGTCTGA